From one Cupriavidus sp. P-10 genomic stretch:
- a CDS encoding IlvD/Edd family dehydratase, with protein MSANDPSKPDAARPQGLAKGLTNYGDTGFSLFLRKAFIKGAGYTDDALSRPVIGIVNTGSSYNPCHGNAPQLIDAVRRGVMLAGGLPVDFPTISVHESFSAPTSMYLRNLMSMDTEEMIRAQPMDAVVLIGGCDKTVPAQLMGAASAGVPAIQLVTGSMLTGAHRGERVGACTDCRRYWGRFRAEEIDAAEIADVNNQLVASVGTCSVMGTASTMACVTEALGMMVAGGASAPAVTADRIRVAERTGTTAVAMAKARLTPDRILTGKAFENALRVLLAIGGSTNGIVHLTAIAGRLGIDIDLAGLDRMSRETPVLVDLKPSGQHYMEDFHKAGGMATLLRELRPLLHLDTLTVSGRTLGEELDAAPPPFAQDVIRTAADPIYPAGGLAVLRGNLAPGGAIIKQSAADPVLMEHEGRAVVFENAEDMALRIDDEALDVKADDILVLKRIGPTGAPGMPEAGYMPIPRKLARAGVKDMVRISDGRMSGTAAGTIVLHVTPEAAIGGPLALVQSGDRIRLSVREREVTLLVDDAELARRAAAQPVERPRAERGYRKLFLETVTQADQGVDFDFLRATQTIDSVPHQR; from the coding sequence ATGTCCGCCAACGATCCCAGCAAGCCCGACGCAGCCCGGCCGCAAGGCCTGGCCAAGGGCCTGACCAACTATGGCGACACCGGCTTCTCGCTGTTCCTGCGCAAGGCCTTCATCAAGGGCGCGGGCTATACCGACGACGCGCTGTCGCGGCCGGTGATCGGCATCGTCAACACCGGCAGCAGCTACAACCCTTGCCATGGCAACGCGCCGCAGCTGATCGATGCGGTCCGGCGCGGCGTGATGCTCGCGGGTGGCCTGCCGGTGGATTTCCCGACCATCTCGGTGCATGAGAGTTTTTCCGCGCCGACCAGCATGTACCTGCGCAACCTGATGTCGATGGACACCGAGGAAATGATCCGCGCGCAGCCCATGGACGCGGTGGTGCTGATCGGCGGCTGCGACAAGACCGTGCCGGCGCAGTTGATGGGCGCGGCCTCCGCCGGGGTGCCGGCGATCCAGCTGGTGACCGGCTCGATGCTTACCGGCGCGCATCGCGGCGAGCGCGTGGGCGCATGCACGGACTGCCGCCGTTACTGGGGCCGTTTTCGTGCGGAGGAGATCGATGCCGCCGAGATCGCCGATGTCAACAACCAGCTGGTGGCCAGTGTCGGCACCTGTTCGGTGATGGGCACGGCCAGCACCATGGCGTGCGTGACCGAGGCGCTCGGCATGATGGTGGCGGGCGGGGCGTCGGCGCCCGCGGTGACAGCCGACCGCATCCGCGTGGCCGAGCGCACCGGCACCACGGCCGTGGCGATGGCCAAGGCGCGCCTGACGCCGGACCGCATCCTGACCGGCAAGGCGTTCGAGAACGCACTGCGCGTGCTGCTGGCGATCGGCGGCTCGACCAACGGCATCGTCCACCTGACCGCCATCGCGGGCCGCCTCGGCATCGATATCGACCTGGCGGGCCTGGACCGGATGAGCCGCGAGACGCCGGTGCTGGTGGACCTCAAGCCCTCGGGCCAGCACTACATGGAGGATTTCCACAAGGCGGGCGGCATGGCGACGCTGCTGCGCGAGCTGCGCCCGCTGCTGCACCTGGACACGCTGACCGTATCCGGCCGCACGCTCGGCGAAGAACTCGACGCGGCGCCGCCGCCCTTCGCGCAGGACGTGATCCGCACCGCGGCGGACCCTATCTACCCGGCCGGCGGCCTGGCCGTGCTGCGCGGCAACCTGGCGCCGGGCGGCGCCATCATCAAGCAGTCCGCCGCCGATCCGGTGCTGATGGAGCACGAGGGCCGCGCCGTGGTGTTCGAGAACGCCGAGGACATGGCGCTGCGCATCGACGACGAAGCCCTCGACGTCAAGGCCGACGATATCCTGGTGCTCAAGCGCATCGGGCCCACCGGCGCGCCCGGCATGCCGGAAGCGGGCTACATGCCGATCCCGCGCAAGCTGGCGCGCGCCGGCGTCAAGGACATGGTGCGCATCTCCGATGGCCGCATGAGCGGCACCGCGGCCGGCACCATCGTGCTGCACGTGACGCCGGAAGCGGCCATCGGCGGTCCGCTGGCGCTGGTGCAGAGCGGCGACCGCATCCGCCTGTCGGTGCGCGAGCGCGAAGTGACGCTGCTGGTCGATGACGCCGAACTGGCCCGCCGCGCCGCGGCACAGCCCGTGGAGCGCCCGCGCGCCGAGCGCGGCTACCGCAAGCTGTTCCTGGAAACCGTGACGCAGGCCGACCAGGGCGTCGACTTCGATTTCCTGCGCGCGACGCAGACAATCGATTCCGTGCCGCACCAGCGCTGA
- a CDS encoding Bug family tripartite tricarboxylate transporter substrate binding protein: protein MPGISPTASRAITAPRHTLHRTPRRSILAASLAFAGMLLAPLSGLAADAYPAKPIRLVVPYPPGGATDVIGRTLAQRLSASLGQQVVVDNRAGAAGNIGAELVAKSPADGYTLLMGALTSHAINAALYKSRVPYDLEKSFAPVSIVGTVPLVFVVNPSVSASTLPQLVSLAKSKPGAITFASAGNGSPQHLAGEMFKRMAGVEMLHVPYKGSGPAMTDLIGGQVLSMVETVPAAQAYVKSGKIRALAVASSERVNALPDVPTATEAGLKDFEVSSMFGIVAPAGTPAPVIDRLSADLKKILAEPEVQATLLKQGAIASWTTPAQASTRIKAEVGKWNTVIREAGVKPE, encoded by the coding sequence ATGCCTGGCATTTCGCCCACGGCCTCTCGCGCCATCACTGCGCCGCGCCACACCCTTCACCGCACCCCTCGCCGCTCCATCCTGGCCGCTTCGCTTGCGTTTGCCGGCATGCTGCTCGCCCCGTTGTCGGGCTTGGCCGCGGACGCCTATCCCGCCAAGCCGATCCGGCTGGTCGTGCCCTACCCGCCCGGCGGCGCCACCGACGTGATCGGCCGCACGCTGGCCCAGCGCCTGTCCGCCTCGCTCGGCCAGCAGGTCGTGGTCGACAACCGTGCCGGCGCCGCGGGCAATATCGGCGCCGAACTGGTCGCCAAGTCGCCAGCCGACGGCTATACCCTGCTGATGGGCGCGCTCACCAGCCACGCCATCAACGCCGCGCTGTACAAGAGCCGTGTGCCGTACGACCTGGAGAAAAGCTTCGCGCCGGTGTCGATCGTCGGTACGGTGCCGCTGGTCTTCGTGGTCAATCCTTCGGTTAGCGCCAGCACTCTGCCGCAACTGGTCTCGCTGGCGAAATCCAAACCCGGCGCCATCACCTTCGCCTCGGCAGGCAACGGTTCGCCGCAGCATCTGGCCGGCGAAATGTTCAAGCGCATGGCCGGCGTGGAAATGCTGCATGTACCGTACAAAGGCAGCGGCCCGGCCATGACCGACCTGATCGGCGGGCAGGTGCTGAGCATGGTCGAGACCGTTCCCGCGGCCCAGGCCTACGTCAAGAGCGGCAAGATCCGCGCCCTGGCGGTGGCTTCGTCCGAGCGCGTCAACGCGCTGCCCGACGTGCCGACCGCCACCGAAGCCGGGCTGAAGGACTTCGAAGTCAGCTCGATGTTCGGCATCGTCGCACCGGCCGGCACGCCGGCGCCGGTGATCGACCGGCTCAGCGCCGACCTGAAGAAGATCCTGGCCGAGCCGGAGGTGCAGGCCACGCTGCTCAAGCAAGGGGCGATTGCCTCCTGGACGACGCCGGCGCAGGCGAGCACGCGGATCAAGGCGGAGGTGGGCAAGTGGAATACGGTGATCCGGGAGGCGGGGGTGAAGCCGGAGTAG
- a CDS encoding GntR family transcriptional regulator: MHDISPQADAGAVQQAVDTLEEDIVFGRLHPRERLTEDDLMARFGLKRHVVRQVLAGLEAIGVVERKRNVGAVVRAFSAREVLELYALREMLECHAAAQIDLPVPAARLAPLVAVQKQHDAAVAAGEARAVFRVNQAFHRELFALTGNAVLQQAIGDYARRTHPIRFGTLAAAAYRERARQEHWAMIEALQQGDRDALVDLCRRHLLPSRDAYLAAEQARGAA; the protein is encoded by the coding sequence ATGCACGACATCTCCCCACAGGCCGACGCCGGGGCCGTGCAGCAGGCGGTCGACACGCTGGAGGAAGACATCGTCTTCGGCCGACTGCATCCGCGCGAGCGGCTGACCGAGGACGACCTGATGGCGCGCTTCGGCCTCAAGCGGCATGTGGTGCGGCAGGTGCTGGCCGGACTGGAGGCGATCGGCGTGGTCGAGCGCAAGCGCAACGTCGGCGCGGTGGTGCGCGCGTTCTCCGCGCGCGAGGTGCTGGAACTGTACGCACTGCGCGAAATGCTGGAATGCCATGCCGCCGCGCAGATCGACCTGCCGGTGCCGGCCGCGCGGCTGGCGCCGCTGGTCGCGGTGCAGAAGCAGCATGACGCGGCCGTGGCCGCCGGCGAGGCGCGTGCGGTGTTTCGCGTCAACCAGGCTTTCCACCGCGAATTGTTCGCGCTGACTGGCAATGCCGTGCTGCAGCAGGCCATCGGCGACTATGCGCGCCGCACCCACCCGATCCGCTTCGGCACGCTGGCGGCCGCGGCCTACCGCGAGCGGGCGCGGCAGGAACACTGGGCCATGATCGAGGCGCTGCAGCAGGGCGACCGCGACGCGCTGGTCGACCTGTGCCGCCGCCACTTGCTGCCGTCGCGCGATGCCTATCTCGCCGCAGAGCAGGCCCGGGGCGCTGCCTGA
- a CDS encoding NAD(P)-dependent oxidoreductase, whose translation MRVAFLGLGVMGFHMAGHLAAKGHEVTVYNRTAAKAQAWVEKFGGKAAATPALAVRDAQVVCSCVGNDDDLRAVLTGPDGAFFGAPSGCIFVDHTTASANVARELYAVASERGLHFVDGPVSGGEVGAEKGILTIMCGGDADVYARAEPVIAAYARAVTRIGEAGAGQLAKMVNQISIAGLIQGLSEAIAFGERAGLDMPLVLDVISKGAAGSWQLENRGPTMIDNKFDFGFAVDWMRKDLGLCLDESRRNGAALPVTALVDQFYADLQQMGCGRADTSSLIKRLRQHAREA comes from the coding sequence ATGCGTGTCGCATTTCTCGGCCTGGGCGTCATGGGTTTCCACATGGCCGGCCACCTCGCCGCCAAGGGGCACGAGGTCACGGTCTACAACCGCACCGCCGCCAAGGCGCAGGCCTGGGTCGAAAAGTTCGGCGGCAAGGCGGCAGCCACCCCGGCACTGGCCGTGCGCGACGCGCAGGTGGTGTGCTCCTGCGTCGGCAACGACGACGACCTGCGCGCGGTGCTGACCGGCCCTGACGGCGCCTTCTTTGGCGCGCCCAGCGGCTGCATCTTCGTAGACCACACCACCGCCAGCGCCAATGTCGCGCGCGAACTCTACGCAGTCGCCAGCGAGCGCGGGCTGCATTTTGTCGACGGCCCCGTCTCCGGCGGCGAAGTCGGCGCGGAGAAAGGCATCCTGACCATCATGTGCGGCGGTGATGCCGACGTCTACGCGCGCGCCGAGCCGGTCATCGCCGCCTACGCCCGCGCGGTGACCCGCATCGGCGAGGCGGGCGCCGGGCAACTGGCCAAGATGGTCAACCAGATCAGCATTGCCGGCCTGATCCAGGGCCTGTCCGAGGCCATCGCCTTCGGTGAGCGCGCCGGACTGGACATGCCGCTGGTGCTTGACGTCATCAGCAAGGGTGCCGCCGGCTCCTGGCAACTGGAAAACCGCGGCCCCACCATGATCGACAACAAGTTCGATTTCGGCTTCGCGGTGGACTGGATGCGCAAGGACCTTGGCCTGTGCCTGGACGAGTCGCGCCGCAACGGCGCCGCGCTGCCGGTGACGGCGCTGGTCGACCAGTTCTATGCCGACTTGCAGCAGATGGG